One segment of Proteus appendicitidis DNA contains the following:
- a CDS encoding APC family permease, which yields MSDNVISSIGTNQTGANNRVQLRKTLTLMQVVMMGLAFLQPMTIFDTFGIVSGITNGHVATSYAIALIAILFTAVSYGKLVKRFPSAGSAYTYAQKSMSPYVGFMVGWSSLLDYLFMPMINILLAKIYLQAIFPGVEPWIFVFALVALMTFFNLRGINVVANLNTAIVIVQVAVMVVFVGLLIHGVYNGEGAGELWTFRPFASVDAQVIPMITGATILCFSFLGFDGISTLSEETPNAGKVIPKAIFLTALIGGIIFIAVSYFLQLYFPDISRFKNPEESQPEIMLYVAGALFQSIILVFSCVTVLASGMAAHAGVARLLYVMGRDGVFPEKTFGYVHPKWRTPAFNVLLVGFLALGAVFFDLVTATALINFGALVAFTFVNLSVISQFYIRERRNKGLMDHINYLILPIIGAATMGVLWVNLEPGSMELGLVWGAIGILYMVWITRRFRRPMPQMPEK from the coding sequence ATGTCAGATAACGTCATCTCCTCTATCGGCACTAACCAAACTGGTGCTAACAATCGAGTTCAATTACGTAAAACCTTGACTCTAATGCAGGTAGTCATGATGGGGCTTGCTTTTTTACAGCCTATGACTATTTTCGATACATTTGGTATCGTTTCTGGCATTACGAATGGTCACGTAGCAACCTCGTATGCGATTGCGTTGATTGCAATTTTATTTACAGCGGTCAGCTATGGAAAATTAGTTAAGCGTTTTCCTTCAGCAGGCTCTGCGTATACTTATGCTCAAAAATCCATGAGCCCTTATGTTGGCTTTATGGTGGGTTGGTCATCTTTACTTGACTATTTATTTATGCCAATGATCAATATCTTATTGGCGAAAATCTATTTACAAGCAATATTCCCAGGCGTTGAACCGTGGATCTTTGTATTTGCTTTAGTGGCTTTAATGACGTTCTTTAACCTGCGTGGTATTAACGTTGTTGCGAACTTAAATACAGCGATCGTTATTGTTCAGGTAGCAGTCATGGTTGTCTTCGTTGGGCTGCTTATCCACGGTGTTTATAACGGAGAAGGTGCAGGGGAGTTATGGACCTTTAGACCGTTTGCGTCTGTTGATGCGCAAGTCATACCAATGATAACCGGGGCAACAATACTCTGTTTCTCATTCTTAGGTTTCGACGGTATTAGTACATTATCAGAAGAGACACCAAATGCAGGTAAAGTTATCCCTAAAGCGATTTTCTTAACAGCGCTGATTGGTGGGATCATCTTTATTGCGGTTTCTTACTTTTTACAACTGTATTTCCCAGATATTTCACGATTTAAAAATCCAGAAGAGTCACAACCTGAAATAATGCTGTATGTTGCGGGTGCTTTATTCCAGTCCATTATTTTAGTGTTCTCTTGTGTGACTGTATTAGCATCAGGTATGGCGGCTCACGCAGGTGTTGCACGTTTACTTTATGTTATGGGACGTGATGGTGTATTCCCTGAGAAGACATTTGGCTATGTACATCCAAAATGGCGTACGCCTGCATTTAACGTGCTATTAGTTGGCTTCTTAGCATTAGGTGCGGTGTTCTTTGATTTAGTGACTGCAACGGCATTAATTAACTTTGGTGCGTTAGTTGCGTTTACTTTCGTGAATCTGTCTGTTATTTCACAGTTCTATATTCGTGAGCGCCGTAATAAAGGATTAATGGATCACATTAATTACCTGATATTACCTATTATTGGTGCTGCAACAATGGGTGTCTTGTGGGTAAACCTTGAACCAGGTTCTATGGAGTTAGGTCTTGTTTGGGGCGCAATTGGTATACTTTATATGGTATGGATCACTCGTCGGTTCCGTAGACCAATGCCACAAATGCCAGAAAAGTAA
- a CDS encoding fimbrial protein, which translates to MSLIKKVAPFIVLSGFMVAGNAFAATQGTTVSFEALIRAASCDVSSTTEGSKIDWGTFTSDEVSGKNVGDQLGDNKTFNLELSNCTAALATGETINLYARGNKSNFDSEMFANATAASLAVKLLATASNTLVKPNVETGLTLGQEIIKDGTGRIPMTAGLYLTNGAVTSDELKVPVTFTVAYN; encoded by the coding sequence ATGTCTTTAATTAAGAAAGTTGCTCCGTTTATCGTGTTGTCTGGATTTATGGTTGCAGGTAATGCTTTTGCTGCAACACAGGGCACAACGGTGTCATTCGAAGCATTAATTCGTGCCGCAAGTTGTGATGTTTCTTCAACAACAGAAGGTTCTAAAATTGATTGGGGAACCTTCACAAGTGATGAAGTTTCTGGCAAAAACGTCGGCGATCAATTAGGAGATAATAAGACGTTTAATTTAGAGCTTTCTAATTGTACAGCAGCATTAGCAACTGGTGAAACAATCAATCTTTATGCTCGTGGTAATAAATCAAACTTTGATTCTGAAATGTTTGCTAACGCAACAGCGGCTTCTTTAGCTGTAAAATTGTTAGCAACAGCAAGTAATACTTTAGTTAAACCAAATGTTGAAACAGGTCTGACATTAGGACAAGAGATCATTAAAGACGGTACAGGTCGTATTCCGATGACCGCTGGTCTGTATTTAACAAATGGTGCAGTAACAAGTGATGAATTAAAAGTACCAGTTACTTTTACTGTTGCTTATAACTAA
- a CDS encoding fimbrial biogenesis chaperone yields the protein MIKITNRIRKFFVILLMIISPLAYSKGVGLNATRIIYPEGESSVGVIVRNEEPKINYLVQAYISSDENPIVFQVTPPLFRINSLSRHEVKIYAMSNSLPKDRESIFYFHAKMIPGQNNNSDTAGLSVGFDNVIKLFYRPKNLPMTSEDAQKKLGFSVEGKQLKVVNNSPYYINFAGFSVNNIKLGVSLANNNAMIAPYSSIKYALPTGVTKGSVQWRTIDDLGGFNEHKATF from the coding sequence ATGATTAAAATTACAAATAGAATAAGAAAGTTTTTTGTTATTTTACTAATGATTATATCGCCACTCGCTTATTCTAAAGGCGTGGGTTTAAACGCTACACGTATTATTTATCCTGAAGGTGAGAGTAGTGTAGGTGTTATCGTTCGTAATGAAGAACCAAAAATAAATTATTTGGTACAAGCCTATATTTCCTCTGATGAAAACCCAATTGTATTTCAAGTCACTCCACCTCTTTTTAGAATTAATAGTTTATCAAGGCATGAAGTGAAAATTTATGCCATGAGTAATTCTTTACCAAAAGATAGAGAAAGTATTTTTTATTTTCATGCAAAGATGATCCCTGGACAAAACAACAATTCTGACACAGCGGGCTTAAGTGTGGGATTTGATAATGTCATAAAACTTTTCTACCGACCTAAAAATTTACCGATGACATCTGAGGATGCGCAAAAGAAATTAGGATTTAGTGTGGAAGGAAAACAATTAAAGGTAGTCAATAATTCCCCTTATTACATCAATTTTGCTGGGTTTTCTGTCAACAATATAAAGCTAGGTGTTAGTTTGGCCAATAACAATGCCATGATCGCGCCTTATAGTTCGATAAAATATGCCTTACCTACAGGTGTAACTAAAGGAAGTGTTCAATGGCGTACAATAGATGATTTAGGTGGATTTAATGAACATAAAGCCACATTTTAA
- a CDS encoding fimbrial protein, translating to MNIKPHFKPIILGALLTCISFYGYSAVDDSAVVIVKGSVTKGTCAFTLSDQTVKFSQSTLMQNVDEIGVKKENKIPFSVNYLCQDYVDETPDMEVVIKAGSGTQIANNKISPVNNPTNASFALYDCKNDQCSLVNFNAGTSSVYITTGNGNKNKDFEVELVKKDSSAVNPGTLKAILALTLIQP from the coding sequence ATGAACATAAAGCCACATTTTAAACCAATTATATTGGGCGCATTATTAACTTGTATCTCTTTTTATGGATATAGCGCTGTTGATGACTCTGCGGTTGTCATAGTAAAAGGTTCAGTAACAAAAGGAACATGTGCTTTTACTTTATCAGACCAAACGGTGAAATTTTCTCAATCAACATTAATGCAAAATGTTGATGAAATAGGTGTAAAAAAGGAAAACAAAATACCTTTTTCAGTTAATTATCTTTGCCAAGATTATGTTGATGAAACACCTGATATGGAAGTTGTTATAAAAGCGGGATCAGGAACACAAATTGCAAATAACAAAATATCACCGGTGAATAATCCAACTAATGCGAGTTTCGCTCTATACGATTGTAAAAATGATCAATGTTCTTTAGTTAATTTTAATGCTGGAACAAGTTCTGTTTATATTACAACAGGAAATGGTAATAAAAATAAAGACTTTGAAGTCGAGCTTGTTAAGAAAGACAGTTCAGCGGTTAATCCTGGTACGCTAAAAGCAATATTAGCATTAACACTTATACAACCTTGA
- a CDS encoding fimbrial protein yields MFITLALFISFDAQSIEFDFNVTIDKQTCKLSVSGTSSNEVDFGSIQSNKIKNNLIEPIPIKVLLSDCKTNDFFDTYVTMKAKSTLNTVTFNDDINKSFGIRVSSKNNVAQSNNNTDFFKSEDTVWNNISKDQLEKTLYTYVKCKDPTVCDPESGEFSATLTFSYIVD; encoded by the coding sequence TTGTTTATTACACTAGCACTATTTATTAGTTTTGATGCTCAGAGTATTGAATTTGACTTTAATGTGACCATTGATAAACAGACCTGCAAACTCTCAGTTTCAGGAACAAGTAGCAATGAAGTTGATTTTGGTAGTATTCAATCGAATAAAATTAAAAATAATCTTATAGAACCTATTCCGATAAAGGTATTACTGAGTGACTGTAAAACGAATGACTTTTTTGATACTTATGTGACAATGAAGGCAAAGAGTACTTTAAATACGGTTACATTTAATGATGATATCAATAAAAGTTTTGGTATCAGAGTATCAAGTAAAAATAATGTTGCTCAATCTAATAATAATACGGATTTTTTTAAATCTGAAGATACTGTTTGGAATAACATAAGTAAAGATCAATTAGAAAAAACACTTTATACCTATGTTAAATGCAAAGATCCCACAGTTTGTGATCCCGAATCTGGAGAGTTTTCGGCAACGTTAACTTTTTCGTATATCGTTGATTAA
- a CDS encoding fimbrial biogenesis chaperone: MNNFIIKISIILILAFSYFNANAQGVSLGKTRVIFSEGNSSESVYISNDDNQPYLIQAGVTEKIDGNLSSNFIVTPPVFRLENKSVSSLRILLKETQNLPNDKESLFYLNTKIIPSTKRPNESESQESKLVLITNFVIKVIYRPENIARPSEQDYKKIFIKEQEGKWFLDNPTPYYMTLTSIKVNNEKYNKTLLLSPYSKTELVEVSIKEASWHIINDYGELSKEFKYKD, encoded by the coding sequence ATGAATAATTTTATTATAAAAATTTCTATTATTTTAATATTAGCTTTTAGTTATTTTAATGCTAACGCTCAAGGGGTTAGTTTAGGAAAAACGCGCGTTATTTTTTCTGAAGGTAACTCAAGTGAAAGTGTATATATTTCTAATGATGATAATCAACCTTATTTAATACAAGCTGGGGTTACTGAAAAAATTGATGGAAATTTGTCATCTAATTTTATAGTGACTCCCCCTGTATTTCGTTTAGAAAACAAGAGTGTTTCATCTTTACGTATTTTATTAAAAGAGACTCAAAATTTACCCAATGACAAAGAGTCACTCTTTTATTTGAATACAAAAATTATACCTTCTACTAAACGACCTAATGAAAGTGAATCACAGGAATCAAAATTAGTATTAATAACTAATTTTGTGATTAAAGTAATTTATCGACCTGAAAATATAGCAAGACCTTCAGAACAAGATTATAAAAAGATCTTTATTAAAGAACAAGAAGGAAAGTGGTTTTTAGATAACCCAACTCCATATTATATGACATTAACATCAATTAAAGTTAATAACGAAAAATATAACAAAACCTTATTGTTATCACCTTATAGCAAAACTGAATTGGTAGAAGTATCAATAAAAGAAGCTAGTTGGCATATAATTAACGACTATGGTGAATTATCAAAAGAATTCAAATATAAGGACTAA
- a CDS encoding fimbrial biogenesis chaperone, giving the protein MNVLNSRIFFITTLILGFFYCQLAWSANNAFEFSLQRMTYNEGSKSISIGLRNNEKKAYLVQASMRWLDESTGLQLIDKKENPPFILTPLLQKIEPEEYYEWVIKFTGSESTIPTDRESVYISQFRLIPSTSEETPNVQMNFIRALNFKVYYRPKSLEGIEIKDAEKKLSFSIDGNKIIAKNDSPIYLAFNTIKINGKEIELQELSKNVPPFGTQEYLFSNEKKITSIHWQVLDEFMFPLDEKIKTVN; this is encoded by the coding sequence ATGAACGTTTTGAATAGTCGTATTTTTTTTATTACTACTTTGATATTAGGTTTTTTTTATTGCCAATTAGCATGGTCTGCTAATAATGCATTTGAATTTTCATTGCAAAGAATGACGTATAATGAAGGTAGTAAAAGCATCTCTATTGGTTTAAGAAATAATGAAAAAAAAGCATATCTCGTTCAGGCTAGTATGAGATGGTTAGATGAATCTACGGGGTTACAATTAATTGATAAAAAAGAGAATCCTCCTTTTATTTTAACTCCGCTTTTACAAAAAATAGAACCTGAAGAGTACTATGAGTGGGTGATTAAGTTTACTGGTTCAGAAAGTACAATACCAACAGATAGAGAGAGTGTTTATATTTCTCAATTTCGATTAATACCATCAACATCTGAAGAAACACCAAATGTACAGATGAACTTTATTAGGGCATTAAACTTTAAAGTATATTATCGACCAAAGTCTCTTGAAGGCATAGAAATAAAAGATGCAGAAAAAAAATTATCATTTTCAATTGATGGTAATAAAATAATTGCTAAAAATGATTCACCTATTTATCTAGCTTTTAACACAATAAAGATAAATGGAAAAGAGATCGAACTACAAGAGTTATCGAAAAACGTACCTCCATTTGGCACACAAGAATACTTATTTTCGAATGAAAAGAAGATTACATCTATTCATTGGCAAGTATTAGATGAGTTTATGTTCCCATTAGATGAAAAAATAAAAACAGTAAATTAA
- a CDS encoding fimbria/pilus outer membrane usher protein has product MNKSMAIFRYSFFTSLILFSFNSFAEDYFDPALLDGQLGVSANEIDLSQFSQKDALPEGRISLLVYVNNNNNGEFIINLVKGPNNKVVPEITRGLLDKLGVNTEVIPKLNMLKSDQVIYDINEYIPDALIKVNLSELKLITSFPQIVMSNDAVGYIDPASFDSGVTAMFINYMFSGGHSSNDSNVDKINNNGKQKNDNFFAQLRAGFNLYDWRLRSTMTQTYTRNSNNAETQSNNSNKFSNTYLSRNLYSLRSEFIIGETTTGNDVFDSIPMKGMRLVSNEQMLPASQQGFAPDVSGIAQSNAQITIRQNGNVIYQTYVAPGAFKITDLYASGSGGNLDVTVKEEDGSERTFTVAFSSLPVMLRPGGWKYEISTGRFDGGTTVGSKKADFLLASGIYGLPHDVTLYGGVLGAKDYYAISSGIGISLGNWGALSTDITHAHADFNTIGSQNGQSYRFRYSKNMTTTGTSVDLTALRFSTKDYYDFNQFNTEDYRLKEGTSPWLGEREKSRFTTSVSQSLGQYGSIYLSGSRYNYWEQNKNVTQLTTGYNSNIRGINFGINYSIDRIKSDDSWPENRQISFNVSVPFSVFSNSPALSNFNSTYMINHDNNGRTNQQVGLSGSAFDNSLSYGISQSWANQGQSNNGSAYANYSGNYGTSSLNYNYSSDYYNVNGSMNGGLLLHSGGLLLGRSMGNSMAIVEAPGATGTELSSGNGAINRQGYALSPYLTEYRQNTIALNVNTLPDNTTLQSTSQNVVPTKGAIVKVAFKTKIGFQAILNLSQNKSVVPFGAIATLIDADNPNDLNTGIVGENGQLYMSGLPDNGKLLVKWGNKNQQSCSVSYSGLSDIEVNSRQPIRILSLSCQ; this is encoded by the coding sequence ATGAATAAATCAATGGCAATTTTTAGATACAGTTTTTTTACATCACTTATTTTGTTCTCATTTAATTCTTTTGCAGAAGATTATTTTGATCCCGCATTACTTGATGGACAATTAGGTGTATCTGCAAATGAAATTGATTTAAGCCAATTTTCACAAAAAGATGCATTACCTGAAGGTAGAATATCTTTGTTAGTTTATGTCAATAATAATAACAATGGTGAGTTTATCATTAATTTGGTAAAAGGACCTAATAATAAAGTGGTGCCTGAAATAACCCGAGGCTTATTAGATAAATTAGGTGTTAATACTGAAGTAATACCTAAGTTAAATATGTTAAAAAGTGATCAGGTGATTTATGATATTAATGAATATATTCCTGATGCATTAATAAAAGTAAATTTATCAGAATTAAAACTAATCACTAGTTTTCCTCAAATTGTTATGTCTAATGATGCCGTCGGCTATATTGATCCCGCCTCTTTTGATAGTGGTGTTACTGCTATGTTTATCAATTATATGTTTAGTGGAGGTCATTCTTCTAACGATAGTAATGTTGATAAAATTAATAATAATGGAAAACAAAAAAATGATAATTTCTTTGCTCAATTAAGAGCAGGGTTTAATCTTTATGATTGGCGTTTACGTTCGACAATGACACAGACGTATACCCGAAATTCAAATAATGCAGAGACTCAAAGTAATAACAGTAATAAATTTTCTAATACATATCTTTCTCGTAATCTTTATTCTTTGCGGTCGGAATTTATTATTGGTGAAACGACAACCGGAAATGATGTCTTTGATAGTATTCCAATGAAAGGTATGCGTTTAGTTTCTAACGAACAAATGTTGCCAGCGAGTCAACAAGGTTTTGCTCCAGATGTGAGTGGAATTGCTCAATCAAATGCCCAAATTACTATCCGGCAAAATGGGAATGTTATTTATCAAACTTATGTTGCACCCGGTGCATTTAAAATAACCGATCTTTACGCGAGTGGCTCAGGAGGGAACTTGGATGTCACAGTGAAAGAAGAAGATGGTTCAGAAAGGACATTTACAGTTGCTTTTTCATCATTACCCGTAATGTTAAGACCGGGTGGTTGGAAATATGAAATTAGTACTGGGCGATTTGATGGTGGCACAACGGTTGGCTCTAAAAAGGCAGATTTTTTGCTTGCCAGTGGTATTTATGGTTTACCTCATGATGTCACTCTTTATGGCGGGGTATTAGGTGCGAAAGATTATTACGCTATTTCCTCTGGGATAGGAATTTCATTAGGTAATTGGGGTGCTCTGTCTACAGATATCACACATGCTCATGCTGACTTTAATACAATAGGTTCTCAAAATGGGCAATCTTATCGATTCCGTTATTCTAAGAATATGACCACTACGGGAACCTCTGTTGACTTAACGGCATTACGTTTTTCAACTAAAGATTATTACGATTTTAATCAATTTAATACTGAAGATTATCGGTTAAAAGAGGGCACTTCACCATGGTTAGGTGAACGAGAAAAAAGTCGTTTTACAACGTCAGTATCACAATCATTAGGTCAGTACGGTAGTATTTATTTATCTGGTAGCCGTTATAATTATTGGGAGCAAAATAAGAACGTTACTCAACTTACGACAGGCTATAATAGCAATATTCGTGGTATTAACTTTGGCATAAATTACAGTATTGATAGAATAAAATCAGATGATAGCTGGCCTGAAAATAGACAAATTAGTTTTAATGTGAGCGTTCCATTTAGTGTGTTTAGTAATTCGCCGGCACTCAGCAATTTTAATAGCACTTACATGATAAACCATGATAATAATGGAAGAACTAACCAGCAAGTTGGATTATCTGGTAGTGCATTTGATAACTCCTTATCTTATGGTATTTCTCAATCTTGGGCTAACCAAGGCCAATCTAATAATGGTTCAGCATATGCTAATTATTCAGGTAACTACGGTACATCCTCTCTAAATTATAATTATTCAAGTGACTATTATAATGTTAATGGCAGCATGAATGGTGGTTTGCTTTTACATTCAGGTGGTTTATTACTGGGTAGAAGCATGGGCAATAGTATGGCTATTGTTGAAGCACCTGGAGCAACAGGAACAGAGTTAAGTTCAGGAAATGGTGCGATTAATAGACAGGGATATGCGTTATCACCATATCTTACAGAATATCGCCAAAATACAATTGCATTAAATGTAAATACATTGCCTGACAATACGACTCTACAATCAACATCTCAAAATGTAGTTCCGACAAAAGGCGCTATTGTTAAGGTTGCCTTTAAAACAAAAATTGGCTTTCAAGCTATTTTAAATCTTTCTCAGAATAAAAGTGTTGTCCCATTTGGTGCTATTGCTACGTTAATTGATGCTGATAATCCTAATGATTTGAATACAGGTATTGTTGGTGAAAATGGCCAGCTTTATATGAGTGGGCTTCCTGATAATGGCAAGCTGTTAGTGAAATGGGGTAATAAAAACCAACAGAGTTGCAGCGTTTCGTATAGTGGCTTAAGTGATATTGAAGTCAATAGCAGGCAACCAATAAGAATTTTATCTCTTTCTTGCCAATAA
- a CDS encoding alpha-keto acid decarboxylase family protein: MSKTVVEYMLSRLYDLGISDVFGVAGDYAFPIEDTICNSKHMRWIGNCNELNAAYAADGYARIKGMAALSTTFGVGELSAINAIAGSYAENLPIFHLVGMPASGVQKSKRLVHHTLGNGYFDIFYQLGQRLACAHAILTPENCITEMERLIATALKERRPVYIGLPSDYATMQVIEHSPVTAPKRPISDKEILEKVVSLIIEKLAHSNNICVLPGILSARLGLSDNVQAFIDKTGLPYATMFMDKSILSESHPQYIGMYDGKLMTPEVREFVENSEYVLGIGAMMTDFNTGSFTANIKPKQLINIMPEYVEIDSVIYTSIYIEDVLSALTQRLPNKTYHQIKAKGLGEAVLSDNGKITAQYLYPHLEKFFKPNDIIIAETGTSSMGLGFALLPEGAQFHNQTLWGSIGWATPASFGATLAAPNKRVILITGEGSHQLTVQEISQFVRFGLKPIILVLNNDGYLIERLLCDYPEAYYNDLAQWNYHQLPKAFGATDWHCEKVTTIDELNKALKVAGSTESASYIEIVTERYEASELAQKLKESKDSLYSF, translated from the coding sequence ATGAGTAAGACTGTCGTTGAATATATGTTAAGCCGTTTATATGACTTAGGAATAAGTGATGTTTTTGGTGTGGCGGGTGATTATGCATTTCCCATAGAAGATACTATTTGTAATAGCAAACATATGCGTTGGATTGGCAACTGCAATGAATTAAATGCAGCTTACGCTGCTGATGGTTATGCCCGAATTAAAGGTATGGCAGCGTTATCGACAACATTTGGTGTTGGTGAGTTAAGTGCGATTAATGCTATTGCTGGCTCTTATGCAGAAAACCTACCTATTTTCCATTTAGTTGGTATGCCAGCAAGTGGTGTACAAAAAAGTAAGCGCCTTGTTCATCACACATTAGGTAATGGTTATTTTGATATTTTTTATCAATTAGGCCAACGTCTTGCTTGCGCTCACGCAATATTAACACCTGAAAATTGTATTACAGAAATGGAACGTTTAATTGCGACTGCATTAAAAGAACGTCGCCCTGTTTATATCGGCCTACCTTCTGATTATGCCACTATGCAAGTGATAGAACATTCCCCTGTTACCGCCCCCAAAAGACCAATAAGTGATAAAGAAATATTAGAAAAAGTGGTATCACTCATTATTGAAAAACTTGCACACAGCAATAATATCTGCGTATTACCTGGTATTTTATCCGCCCGTTTAGGATTATCAGATAATGTGCAAGCTTTTATTGATAAGACTGGCTTACCTTATGCCACTATGTTTATGGATAAAAGTATTTTAAGTGAATCTCATCCCCAATATATTGGCATGTATGATGGCAAATTAATGACACCTGAAGTCAGAGAATTTGTAGAAAATAGTGAGTACGTATTAGGGATTGGTGCAATGATGACCGACTTCAATACAGGAAGTTTTACTGCCAATATTAAACCAAAACAACTTATCAACATCATGCCTGAGTATGTTGAGATTGATTCAGTTATCTACACATCGATTTATATAGAAGACGTGCTCTCAGCTCTGACTCAACGATTACCGAATAAAACGTATCATCAGATAAAAGCCAAAGGATTAGGCGAAGCTGTGTTATCTGATAACGGTAAAATTACGGCTCAGTATCTCTATCCTCATTTAGAAAAGTTCTTTAAACCTAATGATATTATTATTGCAGAGACAGGTACATCATCAATGGGATTAGGTTTTGCCCTATTACCAGAAGGCGCTCAATTCCATAACCAAACATTATGGGGTTCTATTGGTTGGGCAACACCAGCATCATTTGGTGCAACCCTTGCAGCGCCTAACAAACGAGTTATTTTAATTACAGGTGAAGGCTCCCATCAATTAACGGTACAAGAGATTAGCCAATTTGTTCGCTTCGGATTAAAACCAATTATCCTTGTGTTAAATAATGATGGTTATTTAATTGAGCGATTATTATGTGATTACCCTGAAGCTTATTATAACGATCTTGCTCAATGGAATTATCATCAATTACCTAAAGCTTTTGGTGCAACAGATTGGCATTGTGAGAAAGTCACAACGATAGATGAATTAAATAAAGCGCTTAAAGTGGCGGGATCAACAGAAAGTGCCTCTTATATCGAAATAGTAACCGAACGATATGAAGCTTCTGAATTAGCACAAAAATTGAAAGAGTCTAAAGATTCGCTTTATTCATTTTAA